The Toxorhynchites rutilus septentrionalis strain SRP chromosome 1, ASM2978413v1, whole genome shotgun sequence genome contains the following window.
tgactgactggcCGTTCATCGATCATACGCAGCTGGGCGTTGGAACGTCCCCTCCCGGAGCAGAATGGAATTCACGGGACATGGGAATTTATTGAGCGTGTAATGATTTTTATTCCATTCGCTCGGTTCAATGGGCGGAAATCTGTGGTGTCAAGTGCGCTTGTGCATGCTTCAAGGTACAcattggttttttttcattttttcgggAGATACTCAGGATATAATTACCATATTCCCAGAATTATTTCGAATTAATTTGAATTTCAAgatagtttttttcattttcttgacaGATAAAATGTTAATAGGGAAACTTTTATTTTTAGACGTAGTACTTATTGAGTCGTATTACtattgacccattccagcgtgacgtgacaacggtttgactcactaaaaacagttttttttctcgtttttatgtataaatcacacgatttccaaatggtaaacgattttaaggtgaaattgagaaaaatttcCTACAATAATCTTCAGTTGtagaatattttgcagttgaattcgcttgttgccaatTGAATAtatttgtgacgtgacaacatctgtctttttgcgggttccgacttttgaacattattgttgtattttcagtcccgttccaaaacatacaaataaactttgttctatgatttgaaagataaacgtagattcctgtatactcagtttttcaaaatactcgcaagaacatgcattttgacggcatgcattttgtgacgtgacaacgcgctctgtgcgaataaacagtctccacgaagcgttgtcacgtcacacaatcaataagttgtattagataagaatttcaccgtattgtagcaagcgatatactattttttatgttttttttattattctgaatacttcttactttcatctgagatctccccttccccttccaaaagtccatcctataggggaaagTGGTCCTAACGAAAACGGGGGTCCTGAACCTACCAtcctttgtatctcaggaacggtgcttcctactgaattttcaaaagtgtcaaatgaaaggtgtcattcATTCTATCGTTTTAGCaccattttacgttttcattccttcaaaaatagagaagaaatatattcgacctgtgtgcaaaatgagttctatgttcttttagattgtgaaacattgcgaaacaaggcaattttaattgtttatggtatgttcatcaaaataagctatataaattgattctacctgttacctgtaatacacggtacttttttatttgggaaaagtcggggtggtcTTAAACCGACCACTCTGGCGCTcgccatcaatggctagcacaatcctggttcatcgagtggcgctcactacaggggaaacgcatttgattttgctatcagaaacttttgataaactctttgtatGCATCCGTGCACATACCAGTGCAAGGGcatttatgtttgcgtgttgaagatgactttgactttgaagtTGACTTTGACCATTGATCGTTGATCGGTGATGTTTACGcgtgcatttgtatgtgcactttctttgtataactccacacacgtcgcTTCTGAGGCTAAGTTCTttccactcaaacattatctccctctcacttaaatcctatctctcactatcaaacattattattttttcattcgTCTTCACGCACCCATCgatatatgccaacattaccattcacgatTGTATTGTGGGCtttcatgccattcccggtcctttatatccgtttttaacgaaccggaaatCACCATCCTTGATTCCAAAATGggatcggaatacgatattcgacttccgccattagcaaaccggaagttgaaatgagattatatcttatattatggaatctacgCTCATATATTGTTGTTAAAACATAGGAGAAatatcatttgtatgttttgaaacggaactgtaattaattaaattaatcattaatgtttaacagtccgaaacagcatAAAGTGTTGCAAAGGTTTTGCCAcgacacaaaaatatttgactgacaacaagccaatctaactagaaaattttcttaattttactataacatcgttcAATTTTATGTgtgctttattcatgaaaacgttaaaattttgtagtgagtcaaaatgttgttacgtcacattggaatggatcgtatgcttttcggagacagttgatacttctctatttgtggaccgatcttaaccaaattttgtgaGTTTTTGACCATCATTGTGTGCTCAGAGAAACCTAAGTATAAAAATGCTCGAACCtatgttcatctgataaactaaaaaaatgctctatttttgtgacgtgacaacgctttaaatacctgtttttcaaatgcttgtttctcataaattacaaaatgaaatgtaggtttacccacggctcttcaaacaagcatttaatcacCCATTCAATGGTACAGTGAGggtcaaaataaagtgtccaaattattttttgcccatttctttcatttttctggTTAAAATTCAACTAAAACACATCGTAATCatgttttaaaatattatttattatgttcTTTTCAAGTTTTGTTAATGTTGCGCTGGTAAAGAAGAAAgtttttctgataaaaaaacagtcaatattcaaaaaaaaaaaaaaaaacaggggcaaaataaagtgtccagaTCAGTACAGcttcaaataaatcaaattgAAGGCAAACAAGAACGATTTAATAATGGGTATGGCCTCCTTTAGCCTTCAACACCTCCTGCAAGCGCTTCGGCATACTTTCAACAAGGTTGTGCGAGTGTTGTTGGTCGAGTTCTTCCCACGCGCGCTCCAGGGCATCAACATAAGTATTTTTATTTGTCACACCAGTCTTATAAATCCGAGCATCGAGGATGGCCCACACATTTTCGATGGGGTTCAGATCAGGACTTTGTGGGAGCCATTCAAGGGCTTTGATGTGGCAGGAACGGAAAAATGACTTCGTCAGCTTGGCCGTAtgcttcggatcgttatcctgcTGGAAAACGAAGCGCGCTTCGAGGCCCGTCTTGATGAGGGATATGGTGGTCTTGTGGCTCCTCACCCGACTTGCGCCACACGCGATCCCGCTTCTTCCGGTTGAACAGTTCGAATTTGGATTCGTCGGTCCACAACACTGTTTTCCAGTATTCGAGCGGTTTATCGGCGTGTTGAGCCGCTTAGCCTTATTCACCTGGCTGATGAAAGGCCTTCTCACTGCGATCTTGCTATGGTACTCCTTCGCTTGGATGCGGCGACGGACAGTACGACGCGATACCGAAAGTTGGAGCTCTTCCTGTATCTGCCGGATCGTAATTTTTGGGTTTTTCTCCACCTCACGAATGATTTTCATGTCCGTTCTGGCATCTGTCTTGGGCTTCCGTTCTCTTCCCGGGCGATCCACCACCGATCCGAACGTTTTCATCTTCTTCATGATTTTTGATACCGCTGTCTTGCTGATTTCGTAGTGCTTGGCCACTTCCCGGTGCGTTTGGCCGTTATTGACATCACGAACAACCAGTTTCCGGATGGATAACGGAATGGAACCGGAAATTTTTGCGTTCTCCATATTTTACAACTTATTCGAATGTTGACACCTGTTTGAATGCTCCAGAGCCAAGCCAGTTGTTTATGAAACgtcaaaatacacaaaacaaacaaattcgaGGGGCCTTATCGAAATTATATCGATTTTCGTGTTGGACACATTATTTTGCCCCTGTTTTTTTGGAATATTAACTGTTTCTATCAGAAAAACTTTCTTTTTTACCAGCGTAACATTAACAAAACTTGAAAAGAACAtagtaaataatattttaaaaatgattCCGATCTGTTTTCGTTGAATTTTAATCAGAAAAATTAAactaatggaaaaaaataatttagaaacctaaaatattttaaatataatgatGTAGTTTTTAAAACTCGCCTTTCTCAAGgtttggtgcataaaaattaaatttgttacaaaaaatgTATGATATAGCTAGTGCTTATTCAagtaacgttttcaattttcaatttgaatttcctcctaaaactagatttgataTTTGGTTCTCTGGttcctcatggaatgggtctatTAGTTATATTACTACAGGgaatcttcgatataacgtacattttactttcgaaattgtacgttatatcggagtgt
Protein-coding sequences here:
- the LOC129761515 gene encoding uncharacterized protein LOC129761515; the protein is MENAKISGSIPLSIRKLVVRDVNNGQTHREVAKHYEISKTAVSKIMKKMKTFGSVVDRPGRERKPKTDARTDMKIIREVEKNPKITIRQIQEELQLSVSRRTVRRRIQAKEYHSKIAVRRPFISQVNKAKRLNTPINRSNTGKQCCGPTNPNSNCSTGRSGIACGASRVRSHKTTISLIKTGLEARFVFQQDNDPKHTAKLTKSFFRSCHIKALEWLPQSPDLNPIENVWAILDARIYKTGVTNKNTYVDALERAWEELDQQHSHNLVESMPKRLQEVLKAKGGHTHY